The Setaria viridis chromosome 6, Setaria_viridis_v4.0, whole genome shotgun sequence genome contains a region encoding:
- the LOC117860390 gene encoding GDSL esterase/lipase At2g42990 isoform X2, whose product MSNNPQQTTSTLLSTCKMPLLLHCMTTVLLAISLLVRGGAADRVPAVIVFGDSTADTGNNNFIQTLLRGNYTPYGRDFAGGVATGRFSNGRLAVDYVSQALGLPPVVPAYLDPGHSIHRLGSGVSFASAGSGLDDITAQIFSAVTLTQQIEHFKEYKEKLARAKGDAAASHAIARSLYLLSVGATDLLANYLLFPIRRYRFTLPEYEEYLVGAAEAAVRAIYGLGARRVRIPGLPPLGCLPLQRTVNPARPGDCNKWHNMVARSFNRRLRAMVWRLNRDLPEARVVYVDQYRLLGDMIAKPWVYAMDSQL is encoded by the exons ATGAGCAACAACCCGCAGCAAACCACGAGTACGCTCCTATCTACTTGCAAGATGCCCCTGCTGCTGCACTGCATGACGACGGTGCTCTTGGCCATAAGCCTCTTagtccgcggcggcgccgctgacAGGGTCCCGGCGGTGATCGTGTTCGGCGACTCGACGGCCGACAccggcaacaacaacttcaTACAGACACTCCTCCGGGGCAACTACACGCCCTACGGCCGGGACTTTGCCGGTGGGGTCGCCACCGGCCGCTTCTCCAACGGCCGCCTCGCCGTGGACTATGTCTCCCAGGCGCTCGGCCTGCCGCCTGTCGTGCCGGCGTACCTCGACCCTGGCCACAGCATCCACCGGCTGGGGTCGGGTGTGAGCTTCGCCTCGGCAGGTAGTGGGCTGGACGATATAACGGCGCAAATCTTT TCAGCAGTGACCCTGACTCAGCAGATCGAGCATTTCAAGGAGTACAAGGAGAAGCTTGCTCGCGCCAAGGGCGACGCGGCCGCCAGCCACGCCATCGCCCGTTCACTCTACCTCTTGAGCGTCGGCGCCACCGACTTGCTGGCCAACTACCTCCTCTTCCCCATCAGGCGCTACCGCTTCACCCTACCGGAGTACGAGGAGTACCTCGTaggcgccgcggaggcggcggtgcgcgcCATATACGGCCTCGGCGCGCGGCGGGTCCGGATCCCCGGGCTGCCGCCGCTGGGGTGCCTGCCGCTGCAGCGGACCGTCAACCCCGCCAGGCCCGGGGACTGCAACAAGTGGCACAACATGGTGGCGCGGAGCTTCAACCGCAGGCTCAGGGCGATGGTGTGGAGGCTCAACCGCGACCTGCCGGAGGCGCGGGTGGTGTACGTGGACCAGTACCGGCTCCTGGGGGACATGAT